The window ctggaggagagagtgaggttggtaaccttgcacagctctcccccacttaaatctaattcgcTGCAAGAGATGAcatctgtcatgatcctctttgagaacaaaggacaaacaacaacaattcaagTGAAGTGAATTGATGAAACTACCAGAGCTTGTTGGCTACCGGCACAGCCTTTGTGAGCCCAGAGCTACCTAGATACCATGACGATTcccttgaaaataaaatatcttccCTGTCCCTTGTGCCAATTCTCCTAAGCCCAGCACTATATAAAAACCTAggtagggctgctaggtggtgcagtggataaagcaccagccctggattcaggaggacctaaattcaaatccaatcttagacacttgacacttatagctgtgtgaccctgggcaagtcacttaactgtcattgccccaccaaaaaaccccaaaacaacaacaaaaaccctaggGCCCCAGCTTTGTCACTTACCTGCCTTTGGAAGTCATCTTACATCTTTGAACTTCAGTTTAACCTTCTTAAAATGGGGACCATCATATTTTCTCTAGCAAATGTACAGCTGCTATTGGAGAATTCAAACTATGTATCGGGTGTCCCCAcagtcttagtgcagctttaagtTATTAAGGCTTCCTGCTGCACTTGGAGATATACTGTATGAAGAGCTTTATAAAAAATCAAGTGCTCTTTAAATGCAGGCAGCCGTGATTCTGACAGAGGGGGCAAGAAATAGCAGAGGGAGCGCTAGACTTAGAGGCAGAAGGATCAGGGTTCTAATCCTGATTCAGGCACTTACTTTGCAATGTGAGCACCCCAGAAGAGtcaacctctctatgcctcagtttccttatctgtacaatgagaagTTTGCACTCAGTGTAGGCTATGATCCATGATCCCATTCCTCTTCTTGGAGAAGTGAGGACATTTCTTTTGCAGAAAGGAGAAACTCCTAAAACAACAGCTTATTTGTCCTCATtttgtgacttaaaaaaaaatcaatgacagTCAAGCTGAATGTCTGTAGAGCAATCTCAGGCCATGACACCTTATAGAAAATTATATAAAGTGTGCCACCTGCTGGAGGATCCTGGGCATTGCCTCTGATGAAGTCGGTACTCTTGGAGATTCCTGATGCTACAGCTAGGAGGAATCCGACAACCATCTTATTTATGCCACCGATTGGctctgtgatcttaggcaagttattttccctttctgggcTTTCCTTGAATTGTCCAGCTAGATTAGGCTCTTCTTTCTCCAATCTCCTATAGGCATTTACCTGTGTGTACCACAAATTGAGGACTGAGTAAATATCTAACGTTATATTtttgtgcacatgcatatatttcTATTGCTTTATAACAAAGCTTGTTCACATTCATCATCATGAGACAGGAAGGGGAGGTGGGctactccttgctccccactgCTACTTCCAAACTCACTTTCTACCACCACCATTCAGCAGtgtcctttgaggttcactcaatCCACTTCTGCCACCAAATCAAAGTTATTGTAGCTGTTGTCTACCAACCTTTGGGATACTCCTGTTCTTCCCTTAATGGTTTCAGTGTCTGGGTTGCAGTCTCCCCCCTCTCCAATTCCTCCCTTCATATGAGGGGACTTTGAGCATATTAATGCTCCCTTAGGCACCCTATCTTCCCGgttcttcatttctttattatCCATGACCTGCTTCTCCACGGCATTGCAGCTATATACAGAGCTGGGCATGCCCCGATATTGCCATCACCTACAGATGCACCATGAACTCTGAAATCCTCTTATCTGATTACTGTCTGTTGTTATcctacctctccctctgccttgcaaCCCCAAATTCTGTTCTTCCTCTATGTGACCTCCAGTCCCTCTGCCCCTTAtttctttcacagctgatcattccTCCACTCCCcacactctcttcccttccataTTTTGATCCCTTGATGAACTAGTTCAGCTCTACCCTGCCTTCTTCTTTGGAGTCCCTTGCTCCCTTATCGCATCAGTGATCCTGTCCTGCCAAGACTCAGCTTTGGATCGCTCCCACcatctgctgcctttgctcctacacGCACgctgctgaatgaagctggagTGAATCACAACATGTTGGTTGAGTCCCCTGCAGATCTGAGTTACATAATCCCAACTGGGCCTTTAGTGAAACAAGGCAAACCTTTTCTGCTCTCAAACCTTGTCATCCCTCTTCAAGACTCCCAAGGCcgtcccttcccccaccctctcagctgataactttgcctcatattttagggggggaggggggaaataagGCCATTTGCTAAGAGCTgtcttccctcccctctacctCACTCTTACAtcacccagatgccttctgcTATTGTCTCCACCTCCACTCCTGACTCATACAAAAaggtagcccttctccttgccaaggtaaACCCAACTCCATATATAAGCGATGCATGTTCTAGAGGTGGAATCCACAGGACTcagtaactgattggatatgaaaggtgaagttttgttttttgttttttgtttttgttttttttctggtgaggcaattggggttaagtgacttgcccagggtcacacagctagtaagtgtcaagtgtccgaggtcagatttaaactcaggtcctcctgactccagggctggtgctctatccactgcgccacctagctgcccccagaaaagtGAAGTTTTAAAGATGGTGGACTACAGATTCTTGTGGAGGGAGAGTCTCACTTCAGGCTTTCTGCCATAGGTGTCTTCACCATTAACTTGCCGagttctcttcttcttctacttcttctttttcttctccttctcctccttctccttctccttctccttcttcctttttcttcttccttcttcttctttttttttttttggactgggcaatgagggttaagtgacttgcccagagtcacacagctagtaagtgtcaagtatttgaggctggatttgaactcaggtccttctgaatccagggtcagtgccttatccactgagccacctagctgcccccatgctgaGGATTCTCAAAGCTACCTGTCCTGCCCTAACCTCTCCACTGACCTCCAGTTTCATATCTCTAACGGCCCTTcacagacatctcaaattggatgtcccaagctggactcattatctttcccctcaaatccCAACCCCCAtcactgtagagggcaacaccatcttcccagtctttCAGAGTCACAAagtaggagtcatcctggattcctcatcaCTCACCTCCTCTCACCCCGTATCCAAGCTGTTGCCCAGGCCtgtcgatttcacctttgcaacatctcccaAATATACCCTCTTGTACAGCTAGAGGGATTTGCCTGGGTAAAGAGTAAGGCCCCTCTTCTTGATTGACTGTTCCTTTAAGAAGGGAAATCAGGGCTAGAGAGACAGATACAGCTTTCTAGGGCTAACGGTTGAAACTCTGAGTATGCAAAGGGAGAGTGCATAGAGAAAAGGGTCAAGGATAGACTGTTGGGGAACATCCATTTAATAGGTGTGAAAAgactgcatcttttttttttttttggtgaggcaattagggttaagtgacttgcccagagtcacacagctagtaagtgtcaagtgtctgaggttggatttgaactcaggtcctcctgaatccaaggccagtgctctatccactgtgccacctagctgcccctagactgcATCTTTAATGTTTTTATTCCCCCACATATATCAGAGCCTCATACACTGTAAAGTCATACATAGTCTCAAGAGCTGGGATCTCCGTTGGCAACAGCCGCCTGAAGCATGAATCTCCCTTCACAACATCCCCTTCTAGCTTTGGCTTGAAGACCTCATTATGGTGGATGTCTTGCCTCCTGAGGCGCGCCACTCTACTCCAGGAGCTTTAGCATATTCAGCTGAAATACTCCTCCTGTTAACTTCCCTCCTGCTGGTTCTAGTTCTTCCTTCTAGAACCAAGCATTGAACGTTTTCTGACATGTTATGTGACTAATTGATTTCATTGTTCACAGTCCGAAGGCCCTAAAGCCAAGCAAACTTAAGACGCGTGCTCCCCTGGAGAGCAGCCACAAGCACACTAAGAATGTCCCCTCTCCACAGCCCTGCTCAGCAATGCAAGAGGCATCATGGAGGTTGAGTCCTCATACACAGACTTCATCTCCTGTGATAGAACGGGCCGTAGGAACGCCGTCCCCGACATCCAGGATGACTCGGCAGCAGTGAGCGTGAGGAAGCTGACGGGGAACTTGGGGGAGCTGGCCTTAGAAGGCGAAGGCAAGTACCCTCTGGGTTAGAGGACAGAACCTTCAAGTCAGGATATTGTAGCCCCCAAGCGACCGTAGAACATAGTACATCAAAACTAGAGGAACCTCCAAACATCCAGGGTTAGACCTCCATGGAGCCTTAGAATAAAGATCATACATACTACAACTGGGAGGTCACTTTAGAACTTTAAATGTTACTTTATAGCACATAGTGTTGGGGTAGAAAGGACCTTTGGGGTTAGATAGACCaggaggaaactcaggcccataaggaggaaatgacttgctcaaagtcatacaaaATAGACCTTCCTTTGCAAAGGGGTAACTTAGGAATGTTGTCCATCCTCTCATTTcaaccttctttccctttttttttccccagaagggCAAGCAGAGATAAGCACAGCAGACAAGGAAGCTGGAAGCAGGCCTGAGGGGAATGAGGGGACCACCACATCCtgagagctgcccctgtcccatTCCCTTTGTCCAGTGGCTGAAGAAGCAACCCGCCTGTGCAGCGTTCTCCCTGAGGACCGCTTCTCTCCCCCTACAGTAACCCTTTGGGGCACAATGACACTGTGTGGGCCTCCCCagactttccttttcctctagtccaccccccccatacacacagaCAGCCTATGCTCAGAGCAGGTTTGCCCTGTAATGGGGACCTCAGACTGAGGCTGGCCTCCAGAGGTGCCTTAAGATCCCTAGCCCAGCCTAGGGAAAGAAACCCTGTGGTCCAGCCTCCCATGGGCCTCCCCTTCTTCCAGGCCCATGGAGTCTACGGTATCTGGCAATTCAACATGTTATTTATTTGGTTTGCTCCTGTGTGGGGGGAATGGGGAGGTACCACCTGCTCCTTTCCTCTGGAGGACAGATAGAAGTCAGGCCCCCTCCCAGATCCTCTGGGGGAAAACATCAGCAGTGGCCTCCACCCTCACACTGACCTGCTCAATCCACTTCATTCAATTTCCTGAGTGCCTACTCTCTGCAGGGCTCTGAAGAAAGCATAAAATGACTAACACCTGGTTGCCAGCCTTAGGTAGCACCCAATCCTCAGGGCTGCTGATTGCTTCTTCTCTTACCCTAAGGACCAAAGGAGAGATCCTTCCCAACCCATCTGGATCAGTtcctttttactctttttaaacTTTGACTTTAAATATTATCCACCTTtttttccgggggggggggggggaggagacagTGGAGACCTGCCTTTTATTTCCATGGGGAGGGGGTGATGAGGAAGTATAGAGGGGAATGTTTTCAATCTAGGCTCTTTGTAGTTCAGAATGATTCCTGAACTTTCCCAAACCCATTCTTAAGGGAATCCTTTTGTTTCCCCGTTTGACTGAGTTGTGTTTCCTTTCTACAAAGACACTTGATGCCTACcacttggaaaataaattcagACCTTTTGTGtgattgattttccttttctccctgaaATATGTATTATCTCTAGGTTGTATTGCCCTGAGACCCATCCCTTACAGAAACTTCAGCTTGGATCCCCCAGACTCCAGTGGAATTTTAAATggccaagaaaatgccaatagTCCCATTGTTAGTAGCAGCTTGGAGTAGTGTGAGGGACACTGAGCTGgcagtcaagagacctgggttccagtccttgGTGTGCCATTTCATAGGTGTGATAGGCAGGACATTTGATTCCCAAATGAACACTTTCTCACAGGTGACAGTATATAAAGGGCTAGGCCTGAagctagaaagacctgagttcaaattctacctcagacacttagctatgtgaccctgggcaagtcccttcatgactgttcacctcagtttcatCGTCAATGGGGGTcttaatagtacctatctcccaggctgattgtgaggatcaaatggaataatatttgtaaactcttagcatagtgcctggcacatagtaagtgctatgtaaatactcattcccttcctttctctccccttttcaccAAATCGGAGCTACCTCACAGGTAGCAGACTATGGAAATAGCCAGGGTGCTTCCCTAATAGCagatctcttccttcccctccttccctgcctgctTCCAACAGTGGGAACCCACACCTTTATCTTTACTCTCCCTACCACCACACACAGCTCTGAAACCTCCCAGAATGCCCCATGGTGGCCCCTGAGAGCTCTTGGGGCTGCCTGCCCCTGTCAATGCCCAGTCAGCACACTGAAGAGTGGCAGGTGGTGATTCTGAAAGAGGGCCCAGGGCCTGCAGAACTGAGGCCCACTGGGCCCTTTGGGAAAGGGTCAGGATCAGTGTGGCTAGTCCAAGTCGTATCTGCACAGCtgtgtcctccctcccccaagggaCCACAGACACTTAGCAACACAAACACTGCATTGATTAGTTTATTGATtgagcaccaccaccacccccacagCCCCCCAGCAGCCAGCAGACCCTCGGGATCACTTCTTCAGAGGCGCTTCAGATTAGGCCCCTGCAAGTTAGTCAATCtcagcaaaattatttttaaatgatatataaaCAAAAGCCCTGAGTCTTGTGGTTGGTGAGTTATCTATATAAGACAAATATTAGCATTGAGGTATATTGATGCACAGCTGGCTGTGTGTACAGCAAGATAAAGAGTTGATTTGCTAATCAGTATTGTCCCAcgaaagaaaatagacaagatTATGAAAGCCCCACCCTACTGGAAAGGAAGCTTGTTCTGGTTCCTGAGTGCATGGTGGCTCCTGATGCATTCTGGGGTCAGTAGTTTTTCTCTCTTGTTCTGTCCTGTTGGAGGCATCATCACTCCGACGCTGTGGTTGGATCCAAAGAAGCCAGAGTTAGGAAGTCTTTCTCACCCACCCAGGACCTGGGTCTGTATCCTATCTCTACTACATGCTACTTCTATGTAGGATCGTACACatgccagcacttagcacagagcctggtgcATATCGGTTGGTTGAAAGTCATCTCTAGAGAcctcaggtttcctcatctgtaaaatggagggcgGGCAGGGGAGAACCTTGAACTAGATCTCAAAGATTTCTCCCAAATTTATTTTCTATGACTTGCAGAGATGACCATGGGATCCTGGGAGAGTTTCTGAGAATGGTCAAAGGGGACCCAGTGGCCCCCAAGCCAGGAAACAAACCTACCTTTAGAGACTGGCTGTGGTATCTGATAGGCCTTGTACAGCTGGTCAAGGAGTTCCTTCTTTTCATTGTCTGGAAGGAAGCTGGACTTGGCTGCATTGATATTCTGGAAGAACCAACGTAGCAAACAGTGTCAGAATTCAAACACCATACAAAGGCCAAGCCCCCTAGAGTCAGGCAGCAGAGGAACGTGTGCAAGCTGCCACAGTCAGCTGTATCAGAATGGGGAGCTAGCTTGCAGGTCACTCCCTGGTCCAGGGCTATTTCCATCCTGCTCTGCTCCAGAGAGATAGACAGGAAACTTTGTGTGAGCCAAGAAGAGGGTAAGGCTCATGCATAGTAAGACAGAGGACTGATGACAAGGTCTCTGAATCCCTTGGTTTTTAGTATGGCAAATTTATCTAAAAATGAATGAGAAGGTAGCTCCAGCCTGGAGGGGTTGCTCGAGGTGGGTTTTCCCCAGGGGAGAGCTGTAGAGGAAGCCTAAGACCCTTTTCTAGTTTAAAGAAGCAAGCAGCAAACCCTAGGCCTCTTGGGGCTAGGGGAAGAGCCAGGGCACAGCCCTGCTAGTTCCCCCTCTTTCCCAGTGTTACTCTCATGTTACTTTCCCTGAGTCACTCACCAATCTTATAAACTCATCCTCAGTGAAGCCCATTTGTGTTTTGACCATGCGGTAATCTGTGTCGATGGTAGACTTGAAGATGAGGGGGTCATCTGTGTTGAGTGAGTAGTTAGCCTTATCATTTTTAAACCTGGTTGAGAAAAAGaattcaattaattaaaagaaaaaaaacacccagatgagagaaatgaggaaaaggaagccaCAAGTGAATCCCCACTAGAAACAGTTGTGACCCTTATGCTGCTCACTCCCATGGGCTCAGGCCTGGTCTTTGTGAGCCTGGGGACAGCTAGCTGACTCTGGCCAGGTCTCACTGCCCTTCTCACACCAAGTGCCTCTGGCCCCAGGGAACACAGGACTCACTCACCCCCTGCTTCCACCTTGGGGCCTGAAGACACTTCTGGGCCTATCACATTCATGAATTCAGATATGTATTAACATACGCTATTTTGCAGAGTGCTATATCTAATGACAAGCAAAGTGTAGATAAGATGGTCCCATGTCTCACAGAAGTGGTTCGACAACTCTCATATAATGTATATTACCCACCGTGGCCCCACCATGGGACATGTGGCACTTTCAGAATAGTGGGCACAGATGGTATAGGAGGGAGTCAGTGCTCTCTAAATGAGGGAGTGAAGAAGGAGGTCTGAAGacccagagtccccaggaaactCTCCTAAGGTATAGGAAGCAGGGAATAATAAGACAAGTCCAACTTTAGGACCATGGCACTAGCCAAGAGAGCCAAGAAAGTAAGCCCACAGAGCTGCAGGGGACTCCACCGTGTATCAGTGGAGCCCCTCAAACCTGAGAGGCATTGGGGTGCAGGCGAGGCAGGCACTTAACACTAGCATACAAGAAGACCCCAGCCCTTGTGTCCATCTCCCATTGGCCTGGCAGGAGAGAGATGACCCAGGGATTGAGAGAAGTCTTCCCAGGCTAAGGAGATGCTACTGGCCTGCAGACTAGCAGAAGGCCATCACTGGCTGAAAGCAAAGCAAGCCCAAGCACGGCACATACATGAAGCCTTGCTAGGACTGTAAGCAGACATTCCATGCCTCCCTGAAGGTATTGGCAGGGATCAGAAGAGTATGACCTCACCGTACGACCGCATGCTCTGTGCCCGACTTCCAAGCTCCTGTGAGATAGCTCGACCAGGGACAGACCTGGGGGAAAAATGACAACTTGAACAAGAAACACTATTGGGGAAATGTAGGATGCCAGATGgggaagtgttaagggctaaaattctagctagtctgtctaaaatatccaatgagtagtcgccaataaattataagctttagcaagagttagacttttaagcgtttattaaggagaataagaatttggtaaagagagagagaaaggcctagattcctatctattaaagggagagcacatttctagctccgctctccaccagagtccaaaggaaaacgACCCAGACAGAGCGctaatctcttccttcttcctcccactagcccgcgtcacttcctgatgccaaagaaaagactcctggtcttgccctcaaagaccttcccttcatgggcggaactcttttacagtatgtctccagcaggtggcgtcattccaatcgttacagaagaaACCTCCAAGAGGACATTtaatctgaccccttcattttacagacaaggaaaatgaagtccaggaGGCAGTGTAATGGGATGAACACTGAATCCAGAGTCCAAAGATGTGGTCTTATTTCTTGTATGACTTGGTACAATCCATTTCCCCCATATAGGTCTCTATCGATCTGTAAAAGGAGACAGCTGGATCTCTAACCTCTCTTGAGTTCTAAATATCTAAGAACCAAAAATATGACTTGCCTGGATCATGCAGCCAGAATTCAAAACCCagaatctgactccaaatccggtgtgtttttctgctcctgAGGGGAAGCACTTTGGCACGTTGTGTGCCCCCCAGGATGGGTGGGAAGGGAGCCTTCTTAGGTTTCCTTTGCCCCAAAACTTAGTCcatggatgggggaagggaggatgcCACATTCTAGGCACTTAAAGGCACTAAGAGCATGCCCAAATGAATCCTAGAAAGCTGAATCTAGCCAACCCACTCACCTCGAAGTGCATGTTCTCCTTCAGCAACTTCTCATACAGGGTGGTGTCTTCCAAGGTGTGGTAGCCATGGCCTATCCTCTCAGAATGGAGAATATCCACTGCCTACAGTCGAGGGGAGGATGAGAGTGAAAGCAGGACCCAGACAAGGACACTCCCAGCCTGTCTACCTTACTTCTAGCCTCACCTGCTGTACAACCTTGGCAGGCCCTACTTCTCCCGCATGAACTGTCCGATGAATGCCACTTTTCACAGCCTCCTGTAAAGGgacaggaaggggaaagagagagttgAATCTGTAGGTGTAGGAACTAAGGGAAACCTCTACATGACCCAAGAGGTCATAGGAGATAGAGACCTCCAAAGATCCACAGTcagtgtttcacttttgtctgaaCCTGAGAGGGTTGGTAACCTCAGTCTTCCAGAAGCCCTTGCTGTTACTCATGGCAACAGATACTCACAACACAGCAGGAACTGACTTGCCTGCGTGAGAGCGAGAGGGCATAGAGAGTCAGGAACCTTGGGAAAATGAGGAAGTGGAGAAATTGGAATAGTATAGATAGAAGGGACTTTAATggccatcttcattttacagatcagtgACCTGAGGTCCAGAGCTTCAAGGGCACAGGCATGTAGCCAGgcagtggcagagacaggatctTGGCCTGGGATTTGTTCTGCCATGGTGCCAAAGCTCACCTTCCCAGGCTACAGAAATGTTGGCAGCAAACAGAATGCAAAAGCTTcatagcctttctttcttttttttttttttagtgaagcaatgggggttaagtgacttgcccagggtcacacagctagtaagtgttaagtgtctgaggccggatttgaactcaggtcctcctgactccagggccggtgctctatccactgtgccacctagctgccccttttctttctttttttaaaaaattaattcatggggcagctagatggcacagtggatagagcaccggccctggattcaggaggacctgagttcaaatttgacctcagacacttgacacttactagctgtgtgaccctgggcaagtcacataacccccattgccccgcaaaataaataagtaaataaataagtaaatttagatatttttagttttcaacatttgtttatataagatttccaatttcaaatttttctccttccctcccctcctcccctagagagcaggtaatctcatataggttatatatataataacattaaacatatttctgcattagtcatgttgtaagagaagaatcagagcaaaaaaggaaaacccccccaaaaagaaaaacagcaccaaaaacaaaagaaatagtatggttcaatcagcatctatattccacagttctcttcATAGCCTTTCAACTGCTAGGAAGCAAGGCTTGCTTTGTTATGCATGAACCATTGCcagcctcctcttccccctcctctggcCCCCACTACCCATCTTTACTCACCTCATAGGCTTGGACATGCCCAGGGAAGAGGGTGCTGTCCTCAATGGTCTCATCTCCGGCCAGGTCGATGGCCACCACCGTCTGCTGGCGATACTTCTTACAGAGTTCCACCACCTCGGGGGACCAAGCTGTAGGCAAGACCCAGAGTATGTGTCAGTGGAGCCCCTCAAACCTGAAAGGAATTAGGCTATGGGAAGGGCAGGCACAAAGCGCTAGCATACAAGAAGACACCACCACTTGTGTCCATCTCCCATTGGACTGACAAGACAAATGTCCCTGGGGACTGAGAAACAAGCCTTCCAAGGCTAAGGAGGTGTGACAGGGAGTCATCAAGTGAGGGTAAGGCTAAATCCAACCACGGCACATAAGTGAAATCATGATAGGAAGGAACCAGACAAGTCCATGTTGCCCGTTTCCAGTTCTGCCCATGGAAGCAAGCATGAGCAGGCGAGAGCTTGCCCAAATCATACAATCTTGGCGTTGAAGGGATCTCTGA is drawn from Dromiciops gliroides isolate mDroGli1 chromosome 2, mDroGli1.pri, whole genome shotgun sequence and contains these coding sequences:
- the ADA gene encoding adenosine deaminase, producing MSLPPVFDKPKVELHVHLDGAIKPETILHYAEKRGIPLPVNTVEGLRDIIGMDKPLSLPEFLAKFDYYMPAIAGDREAIKQIAYEFVEMKAKEGVVYVEVRYSPHLLANSKVEPIPWNQAEGDLTPDEVVFLVSQGLQEGERDFHVKVRSILCCMRHMPTWSPEVVELCKKYRQQTVVAIDLAGDETIEDSTLFPGHVQAYEEAVKSGIHRTVHAGEVGPAKVVQQAVDILHSERIGHGYHTLEDTTLYEKLLKENMHFEVCPWSSYLTGAWKSGTEHAVVRFKNDKANYSLNTDDPLIFKSTIDTDYRMVKTQMGFTEDEFIRLNINAAKSSFLPDNEKKELLDQLYKAYQIPQPVSKASE
- the PKIG gene encoding cAMP-dependent protein kinase inhibitor gamma, translated to MEVESSYTDFISCDRTGRRNAVPDIQDDSAAVSVRKLTGNLGELALEGEEGQAEISTADKEAGSRPEGNEGTTTS